GCTAAGCCACCCTTCAAGGTAGTCATAGACTTGAGCCTCAGAAAAAGACCCCTGGATGAATTCCTGACCCAATTGTTCCTGTGGGTCAGACACAGAAGAGACAGACTGCACCTGTGTTGCAATAGGCTGAAGATCATTGGGAAACCCACCAGCTATTCCAGGAAGGTCCTGAGACTGCTGCAGCTGGACTCTGTCCAGATGGTGGAAGTGCATTGTGCCTGGGCGCCCTCCACCTTGGCTTCTTGTGCTCCATTCTTGGGCCAGATGAGGAATCTGAGGAAGCTGCTTGTCTCCAAGATCTATGTGCCTGCCTACACCTCCcaagaggagcaggagcagctgcTTGCCCAGCTCACATCGCAGTTCCTCAGGATGGACTGCCTGCAGAAGTTCTGTGCCAATGCTGTCTTCCTCCTTGAGGGCCACCTGGAACAGGTGCTGAGGTGAGTAAGAGGGGGTGAATATCCTCTGCAGACCAGTTACAGGAAATTGGCACCTACTAGCCACTGACACTCTCATGGTTAATAAGGCAGTGGAAGGTAAATAACTCCTCCTTTAGTTCCTATTGGATCCTGAAGCTAGTTCGCATAACATGAGTTGGAGCAGACTTTTAAATTAGGGTCCAGAGACTGGGACATGCCACCATGCTGGGAATCCAGTTGGGAGAGACAAAAGCTAGAAATGGGATTGGTGTTCCCTCCATGGGAGGCCTGTCCAGCAAAGGTGGtggaaaaaaaagttgagaagAGTGCTTGGAAGGAGGGAAGCCCCAACACTGACACCTGTCAACAGGGAAGCTCTGTGATCCCCAGCTGGGAGCAGAGGACCTGCCTCTATACCAACCTGGGGAAGGCTGTTCTGAACACCAGGTAGTGATCCTGGGTGTAAGGGTCAGGAGCAGGGGTAGAAATCTTGCTGAGGGTATAGGGTGTGTGCCTCTCAGAGGGTTAATCCCAGTGGATTTTGTTACATCCTGCCCAAATTTGTCTTTCATACATGACTCCCCATGACCTCCTGTGGCCAGACCTGTAAGTGAGGAGGGAACACAATACGTGGACTCATTTGTTCACAGGAGATGTGGTGAAAGGCTCTTCCTGACATGGGGTGATGTGAATGACCAGATTTTGCAAAAGGAAGCATTCTAATTGTGGACCATTGTCGGATCACCAGGGTGACTTTGGATTTGGGCCAATTTGTCTTCTCCCTCCTTGACATTGCTCCTCAGAACTAACTGTCTGGTTTTTCATTAGGCACCTGAAGACCCCCTTGAAGACCCTCTCAATAACCAACTGCCCACTGTCAGATTCTGACTGGAATTACCTTTCTCAATATCCAAACGCCAGACAGCTCAGACACCTGGAACTGAGGGGCATCAAACTGCCTGATTTCAGTCTGAAGCCCCTCCAAATCCTGCTGGACAGCCCTGCAACCACACTGAACATCCTGGACTTGGCAGCTTGTGGGATCACTGATTCCGAGCTCCAAGCCCTCTTTTCTTCCCTGATCGATGCTCCCAGCTTGTGATCTTGAGCATCCATTGGAACTCCCTCTGTATGTCAACCCTGAGGGATCTGCTGCTTCACACTGCCAGGCTGAGCCAGTTGAGCATAGAGCTCTACCCTGCCCCTCTGGAGAGCTATGATTCCTGGGGTAGCATCCACCCCGGGAGATGTTCCCAACTCTGTGCTGAGCTGACAGCAACAGTGAGGGATTTTAGGCAGCCAAACATGCTTGTGTTCTGTATTGTCCCCTGTCGTCATTGTGGCTCCAAGTTCCTGTATAACCAGGGCCTGATTCACTGCTCCTGTCCAACAGCTGCCTAGTTGAGTGTGTTTCAAAAGTGTACCTCTAGGCAATTGTAGATATAACCAGGATGTAAGGTCACCTTAGAGGGAACACAGAGCCCACCATTTCAGGCATTGCCTAAAGAgtggatgggaaaaggaaagtacAGCAGGGGGCTCCATTGGAGGAAAGCTTTCCTAGGATAGGACCTTTAGGACATGTGTCTCTATAGAGACATACATAGGGACCTGGATTTCTAGAATAAAATTCAGGCTTGATGGGCACAGAAAGATGCTACTTTCTTTCATGGCTTGTTCATAAATCATTATAAAAGGAACAGAATCTCAAGGTTACTCTACTGTCATCGTCTGCACTCGATTTTCCTGGTTTTCTAATGAAACCTTGGGTTTCTCCAGGTGCTGATGGAGAAAGAAGGCATGGGGTACTTTGTGAACAATTAAGTTCAGCCCAAGGAAGTCAAGGTATCAAACTGAAATCTGGTTATGATTTGTGGCTACTCTGTGGCTTAACACATGCATGTTCACACAGGTGGATTGGAACATTCTATGTAGGAATTAAACAGGAGCCATTGAAAGAAAAGCTCTTCTCTGTGGACCTCAGTGCCACCCAGACATTCAATGCTGGTTTTTTCTCATGGGTCTCTATGTAGACCCAGAAAACTCAGGTCCTGGTCTCTGGGTATGCTGGGCAAGGGCATCTGTGGATAAGAAAGGCTCCATTGTCCCACTCCCAGTGCTGCAGGAGGTGTCCATTCTGCACATTGATCAGAGCCTCTGGGCCTCAC
This region of Ictidomys tridecemlineatus isolate mIctTri1 chromosome 11, mIctTri1.hap1, whole genome shotgun sequence genomic DNA includes:
- the LOC144368197 gene encoding PRAME family member 27-like, which encodes MLSGVLVDACSREDIKKNRTLKLGSAMAAKPPFKVVIDLSLRKRPLDEFLTQLFLWVRHRRDRLHLCCNRLKIIGKPTSYSRKVLRLLQLDSVQMVEVHCAWAPSTLASCAPFLGQMRNLRKLLVSKIYVPAYTSQEEQEQLLAQLTSQFLRMDCLQKFCANAVFLLEGHLEQVLRHLKTPLKTLSITNCPLSDSDWNYLSQYPNARQLRHLELRGIKLPDFSLKPLQILLDSPATTLNILDLAACGITDSELQALFSSLIDAPSL